A stretch of Aphelocoma coerulescens isolate FSJ_1873_10779 chromosome 1A, UR_Acoe_1.0, whole genome shotgun sequence DNA encodes these proteins:
- the LOC138104464 gene encoding uncharacterized protein, with product MLGALTRQPPAAFGARGATARRPHRRAPQHSSARQPLRAAPAPAAPSLPPPAPSLPPPAPSLPPPAPSLRPRLLPSAPGSFPPAPGSFPPAPGSFPPPPAPSLPPPAPSLRPRLLPSTPGYSLPPPAPSLPPPAPSLRPRLLPSAPDCSLPPPAPPLPPPAAPSHPPRLLPSHPRLLPSAPGSFPPPPAPSLPPPAPSLPSPAPPLPPPAAPPLPSPAPSLPSPAAPSHHRRLLPFPPVLSHHWQLPPIPGSPSARLLPCLLRPSAARVPASPPPGAGDDWTCGSHDTVRHRTLVQPVGLGVAAAVNALGEIPAKTNVRLRWLFSTL from the coding sequence ATGCTGGGGGCGCTCACACGGCAGCCCCCGGCCGCCTTCGGAGCGCGGGGTGCGACTGCGCGCCGCCCCCACCGGAGGGCGCCGCAACACAGCTCAGCGCGGCAGCCCCTGCGCGCCGCTCCGGCCCcggctgctccttccctcccgcccccggctccttccctcccgcccccggctccttccctcccgcccccggctccTTCCCTCCGCCCCCGGCTCCTTCCCTCCGCCCCCGGCTCCTTCcctcccgcccccggctccttccctcccgcccccggctccTTCCCTCCGCCCCCGGCTCCTTCcctcccgcccccggctccTTCCCTCCGCCCCCGGCTCCTTCCCTCCACCCCCGGCTactccctcccgcccccggctccttccctcccgcccccggctccTTCCCTCCGCCCCCGGCTCCTTCCCTCCGCCCCCGACTGCTCcctcccgcccccggctcctcccctcccgcccccggctgctccctcccaccccccgcggctcctcccctcccacccccgGCTCCTTCCCTCCGCCCCCGGCTCCTTCCCTCCGCCCCCggctccttccctcccacccccggctccttccctcccatccccggctcctcccctcccacccccgGCGGCTCCTCCCCTCCCATCCCCGGCTCCTTCCCTCCCATCCCCGGCTGCTCCCTCCCACCACAGGCggctccttcccttcccgccTGTTCTCTCCCACCACTGGCAGCTCCCTCCCATCCCCGGCAGTCCCTCCGCCCGGCTCCTCCCCTGTCTCCTTCGCCCCTCGGCAGCTCGTGTTCCCGCCTCGCCGCCGCCGGGGGCTGGGGATGATTGGACCTGCGGCTCACACGATACCGTGCGGCACCGAACACTGGTGCAACCCGTCGGGCTTGGGGTAGCAGCAGCTGTGAACGCCTTGGGAGAAATTCCAGCAAAGACTAATGTGAGACTTCGCTGGCTGTTTTCTACgctttaa